Proteins from one Esox lucius isolate fEsoLuc1 chromosome 19, fEsoLuc1.pri, whole genome shotgun sequence genomic window:
- the si:dkeyp-50b9.1 gene encoding uncharacterized protein si:dkeyp-50b9.1 isoform X2 encodes MDGCVVRLHAVRFKPELHARGDFTAQPIKVHFHDLLGIRDAPELVTQVDNMDILCSVVALFDVCLPDIGLRHIHETVYSYGTHTIILLRQQSEVLEKYRSRTPASSRVGSLSSPIPAVVNENRESEGQHLKVFSDSEESSEDSSDEHKEGEAGTEPSGRSAWQTFSTGMKDFVARAQERRAQRGALGDQRQIPPTAVGAESLVVGAAVFQLNTLSTGETVLQLSLMATRKCYRSSGVGRYIIELLKSQSVCGPYDALVAHADTDAVDFFSRCGLTDDILLNDKFREVRDEWTNTTLMSYLPPFTTESASRNPGFSLMLPELELEVKKARSRALSAYQQQVVCVTRLVREVKTLREQLALQRGEVDKLNNELDIERERRQRAEQKLLEYKLWETRQLLERQDTSDSDDPDQNDPESSREALISPPNFLDLYADGDAV; translated from the exons ATGGATGGTTGTGTGGTCCGTCTCCATGCTGTAAGATTCAAACCTGAATTGCATGCCAGAGGTGACTTCACTGCTCAACCCATCAAAGTTCACTTCCACGACCTCCTGGGAATCAGAGATGCCCCTGAGCTTGTTACCCAG GTTGATAATATGGATATCCTATGTTCAGTGGTTGCTCTGTTTGACGTATGTCTTCCTGACATTGGCCTTCGACACATCCATGAAACAGTGTACAGCTATGGAACGCACACAATTATCCTGCTCAGGCAACAATCAG AGGTGTTAGAAAAGTATAGAAGCAGAACACCGGCCAGTTCTCGAGTGGGATCCTTGAGCTCCCCTATCCCTGCAGTGGTAAATGAGAATAGAGAATCAGAGGGGCAGCACCTCAAAGTGTTCAGCGATTCAGAAGAGAGCTCAGAGGACAGCTCTGATGAACATAAAGAAGGCGAGGCGGGCACAGAGCCCAG TGGTCGGTCTGCATGGCAGACCTTCAGTACAGGGATGAAAGACTTTGTGGCCAGGGCGCAGGAGCGGAGAGCACAGAGAGGGGCTCTGGGAGACCAGCGGCAGATCCCTCCGACGGCGGTGGGGGCCGAGTCACTCGTCGTAGGGGCCGCAGTGTTTCAGTTAAACACACT GTCAACAGGAGAGACAGTGCTACAGTTATCTCTGATGGCTACCAGGAAGTGCTATCGGAGCAGTGGAGTGGGTCGCTACATAATAGAG CTGCTGAAAAGCCAGTCGGTTTGCGGGCCCTATGATGCCCTCGTCGCTCACGCTGACACGGACGCCGTGGACTTCTTCTCTCGCTGCGGCCTCACTGACGACATCCTGCTGAATGACAAGTTCAG AGAAGTGAGAGATGAATGGACCAACACCACGCTCATGAGTTACCTGCCTCCCTTCACCACTG AGTCAGCGAGCAGGAACCCGGGGTTCTCCTTGATGCTGCCGGAGCTGGAGCTGGAGGTGAAGAAGGC GAGGAGCAGAGCTCTGTCGGCCTACCAGCAGCAGGTCGTGTGTGTGACAAGGCTGGTCAGAGAGGTCAAGACCCTCAGAGAACAG CTGGCGTTACAAAGGGGAGAAGTGGACAAGCTGAACAATGAGTTGGATATAGAGAGAGAGCGACGGCAAAGAGCAG AACAGAAGTTGTTGGAGTATAAACTATGGGAGACTCGACAGCTCCTGGAGAGGCAGGATACTTCTGACTCAG ATGACCCTGACCAGAATGACCCAGAATCTTCTAGAGAAGCTCTTATCTCACCTCCCAATTTCTTGGACCTGTATGCAGATGGCGATGCAGTGTGA
- the si:dkeyp-50b9.1 gene encoding uncharacterized protein si:dkeyp-50b9.1 isoform X1, translating to MPEVTSLLNPSKFTSTTSWESEMPLSLLPSKDAPLGHIIFSCVCPASGLFVSQNSLSQLITLLNVDNMDILCSVVALFDVCLPDIGLRHIHETVYSYGTHTIILLRQQSEVLEKYRSRTPASSRVGSLSSPIPAVVNENRESEGQHLKVFSDSEESSEDSSDEHKEGEAGTEPSGRSAWQTFSTGMKDFVARAQERRAQRGALGDQRQIPPTAVGAESLVVGAAVFQLNTLSTGETVLQLSLMATRKCYRSSGVGRYIIELLKSQSVCGPYDALVAHADTDAVDFFSRCGLTDDILLNDKFREVRDEWTNTTLMSYLPPFTTESASRNPGFSLMLPELELEVKKARSRALSAYQQQVVCVTRLVREVKTLREQLALQRGEVDKLNNELDIERERRQRAEQKLLEYKLWETRQLLERQDTSDSDDPDQNDPESSREALISPPNFLDLYADGDAV from the exons ATGCCAGAGGTGACTTCACTGCTCAACCCATCAAAGTTCACTTCCACGACCTCCTGGGAATCAGAGATGCCCCTGAGCTTGTTACCCAG TAAAGATGCCCCATTAGGTCATATCATCTTCAGCTGTGTTTGTCCCGCCTCTGGCCTTTTCGTGTCCCAGAACTCTCTTTCTCAACTGATAACGCTTTTAAAT GTTGATAATATGGATATCCTATGTTCAGTGGTTGCTCTGTTTGACGTATGTCTTCCTGACATTGGCCTTCGACACATCCATGAAACAGTGTACAGCTATGGAACGCACACAATTATCCTGCTCAGGCAACAATCAG AGGTGTTAGAAAAGTATAGAAGCAGAACACCGGCCAGTTCTCGAGTGGGATCCTTGAGCTCCCCTATCCCTGCAGTGGTAAATGAGAATAGAGAATCAGAGGGGCAGCACCTCAAAGTGTTCAGCGATTCAGAAGAGAGCTCAGAGGACAGCTCTGATGAACATAAAGAAGGCGAGGCGGGCACAGAGCCCAG TGGTCGGTCTGCATGGCAGACCTTCAGTACAGGGATGAAAGACTTTGTGGCCAGGGCGCAGGAGCGGAGAGCACAGAGAGGGGCTCTGGGAGACCAGCGGCAGATCCCTCCGACGGCGGTGGGGGCCGAGTCACTCGTCGTAGGGGCCGCAGTGTTTCAGTTAAACACACT GTCAACAGGAGAGACAGTGCTACAGTTATCTCTGATGGCTACCAGGAAGTGCTATCGGAGCAGTGGAGTGGGTCGCTACATAATAGAG CTGCTGAAAAGCCAGTCGGTTTGCGGGCCCTATGATGCCCTCGTCGCTCACGCTGACACGGACGCCGTGGACTTCTTCTCTCGCTGCGGCCTCACTGACGACATCCTGCTGAATGACAAGTTCAG AGAAGTGAGAGATGAATGGACCAACACCACGCTCATGAGTTACCTGCCTCCCTTCACCACTG AGTCAGCGAGCAGGAACCCGGGGTTCTCCTTGATGCTGCCGGAGCTGGAGCTGGAGGTGAAGAAGGC GAGGAGCAGAGCTCTGTCGGCCTACCAGCAGCAGGTCGTGTGTGTGACAAGGCTGGTCAGAGAGGTCAAGACCCTCAGAGAACAG CTGGCGTTACAAAGGGGAGAAGTGGACAAGCTGAACAATGAGTTGGATATAGAGAGAGAGCGACGGCAAAGAGCAG AACAGAAGTTGTTGGAGTATAAACTATGGGAGACTCGACAGCTCCTGGAGAGGCAGGATACTTCTGACTCAG ATGACCCTGACCAGAATGACCCAGAATCTTCTAGAGAAGCTCTTATCTCACCTCCCAATTTCTTGGACCTGTATGCAGATGGCGATGCAGTGTGA
- the LOC105018538 gene encoding olfactomedin-4-like yields MLIFLLLLTTAGHGDAQRFNGLQKDDSCSCKVNSSVWAFPTVRFEGVQQLVEECGESLKQLQAQVMLSTEMIPKILATFNNLTARLEPYQYLNNLGLYTPLQLRQLAQELTELEKDIASVHNLKPSHQTQELTNEISKVRKKVDRMHLSNTFNMKTVKEKLRTLKNGVETCRTIPEKFISKQGVCSQRIMSNISTPVSQKISPFGKSYVSGSWGRQAKKSTDDEEVIEDFYWVQPLVSSNRLGNVVRRYKTYDDFMASRNQEDVSVAPSYSHANAIQGSGTVVYGNAVFFNCYMSTELCRYDLQTKATRRLNIPDLGANNQFPYCYYNCKDWTDVDFAVDETGLWVIYTTLGNHGNLMLSRLDSQAFNVTHTWTTRLFKKSVTNAFMVCGVLYATRYVDRFREEVFYAFDTATGQDDNTLALPLEKIEGGVASLTYNPIDRQLYMYNEGYLLSYKAIF; encoded by the exons ATGCTCATTTTCCTTTTGCTTCTGACAACTGCT GGTCATGGAGATGCACAACGCTTCAATGGCCTTCAGAAGGATGATTCGTGTTCGTGTAAGGTGAACAGTAGTGTCTGGGCGTTCCCTACCGTGAGGTTCGAGGGGGTGCAGCAGCTGGTGGAGGAATGTGGGGAATCCCTGAAGCAACTCCAGGCACAG GTAATGCTGTCCACCGAGATGATTCCTAAGATCCTGGCCACCTTTAACAACTTGACAGCTCGCCTGGAGCCTTACCAGTACCTGAACAACCTGGGTCTGTACACCCCCCTGCAGCTGCGTCAGCTGGCCCAGGAACTGACGGAGCTGGAGAAAGACATCGCCTCCGTACACAACCTCAAACCAAGCCATCAGACTCAAGAACTGACCAACGAG ATAAGTAAAGTGCGTAAGAAGGTAGATAGGATGCATCTGTCGAACACCTTTAACATGAAGACGGTAAAAGAAAAACTTCGCACTCTGAAGAACGGCGTGGAGACGTGTAGGACAATCCCTGAGAAGTTCATTA GCAAGCAAGGTGTTTGCTCTCAACGGATCATGTCCAACATCAGCACCCCAGTGTCACAAAAGATCAGCCCATTTGGCAAAAGCTATGTGTCTGGATCCTGGGGTCGCCAGGCCAAGAAAAGCACGGATGACGAGGAGGTCATCGAGGACTTCTACTGGGTTCAGCCCCTCGTCAGCAGCAACAGACTGGGAAATGTCGTCCGTCGCTACAAAACCTACGACGACTTCATGGCCTCCAGGAACCAGGAGGATGTGTCTGTGGCCCCGTCGTACAGCCACGCCAACGCCATCCAGGGCTCCGGCACCGTGGTGTACGGCAACGCGGTCTTCTTCAACTGCTACATGTCCACGGAGCTGTGCCGCTACGACCTACAGACCAAGGCCACGAGGCGTCTGAACATACCCGACCTCGGCGCTAACAACCAGTTCCCCTACTGCTACTACAACTGCAAGGACTGGACGGACGTGGACTTCGCTGTGGATGAGACCGGCCTGTGGGTCATCTACACCACGCTGGGCAATCACGGAAACCTGATGCTCAGCAGGCTGGACAGCCAGGCGTTCAACGTGACACACACCTGGACGACGCGTCTCTTCAAGAAGTCGGTGACTAACGCGTTCATGGTGTGCGGCGTGCTGTACGCCACCCGTTACGTCGACCGGTTCCGGGAGGAGGTGTTCTACGCGTTTGACACGGCGACCGGTCAAGACGACAACACTCTGGCCCTGCCACTGGAGAAGATTGAGGGAGGCGTGGCCAGTCTCACATACAACCCCATTGACAGGCAACTGTATATGTATAATGAAGGCTACCTTCTGTCCTACAAAGCTATATTTTAA
- the si:ch211-194m7.5 gene encoding olfactomedin-4, with amino-acid sequence MHVVLWTTMKPSHVLMLIMITELVSIIPQVTPSASDCVCDLTNTEQPFPHNKLQTVENRASKCTKIITPQQSVELESLLLGLDRRLPQLEADLAVLEKEDDGDLYGTVSLQVIEHERAEIQQLINKLNSTTLSYQRLNRDTTQEVKELKDEMGALERFDTMQVVREKEVNKRLRRDLDQCQKGPPPTVPPPEPASGNCPHGHLQNVTGPNTYSATEYGASYPYGSWGRDPKPAAGKESWFWMVPLTSSNVFSNFVRLYSSLSSLVVGVSIPGNIIIHSSNPTTNTIQGPNVVMYEDALYYNCYNRDAVCCFNITTKTVTSVAMPKGTGFNSKFNFCHLEACYGYTDLDLATDESGVWVIYSTSDNLGNLILSEVIPGLPPKLGRTWNTSAHKRAVTNTFMACGVLYATRYLTKEREEIFYSFDTVTGRERYDVGIELKKMSTNIQSLNYSPVDHMLYAYSDSMIVSYKVHFV; translated from the exons ATGCATGTTGTTCTCTGGACAACCATGAAGCCCTCTCATGTGTTAATGTTGATAATGATTACTGAACTTGTCTCCATCATCCCTCAG GTCACACCTTCGGccagtgactgtgtgtgtgacctgaCTAACACTGAGCAGCCTTTCCCTCATAACAAGCTGCAGACTGTAGAGAACCGTGCCTCCAAGTGCACTAAAATCATCACCCCACAGCAG AGTGTGGAGCTGGAGAGTCTGTTGCTGGGTCTGGACAGACGTCTGCCCCAGCTGGAGGCTGATTTAGCAGTTTTGGAAAAGGAGGACGACGGGGATCTCTATGGGACTGTGTCTCTGCAGGTCATAGAGCACGAACGGGCTGAGATACAGCAGCTCATAAACAAGCTCAACAGTACCACTCTCAGCTACCAACGCCTCAACAGAGACACGACACAAGAG GTGAAAGAGCTAAAAGATGAGATGGGGGCTCTGGAGAGGTTTGACACCATGCAAGTGGTCAGGGAAAAGGAGGTCAACAAACGTCTGAGAAGAGACCTGGACCAGTGCCAAAAAGGCCCCCCTCCGACTGTCCCCCCACCTGAACCTGCATCTG GAAACTGTCCCCATGGCCACCTTCAGAATGTGACGGGTCCCAACACATATTCAGCTACTGAGTACGGCGCCTCCTATCCTTACGGTTCCTGGGGTCGGGATCCAAAACCTGCTGCAGGGAAAGAGAGCTGGTTCTGGATGGTGCCTctgacttcaagcaacgtgttCTCCAACTTTGTGCGACTGTACAGCAGCCTGAGCTCTCTGGTCGTCGGGGTCAGCATCCCAGGTAATATAATAATTCACTCATCCAACCCCACCACTAACACCATCCAAGGACCCAACGTCGTCATGTACGAGGACGCCCTTTACTACAACTGCTACAACAGGGACGCCGTCTGCTGCTTCAACATCACCACTAAAACAGTCACCTCAGTGGCAATGCCCAAAGGTACCGGATTTAACAGCAAGTTTAACTTCTGCCACCTGGAAGCTTGTTACGGTTACACCGACCTGGACCTGGCTACCGATGAGTCCGGTGTCTGGGTGATCTACTCCACCTCTGATAACTTGGGGAACCTGATCCTCTCTGAGGTGATTCCTGGCCTTCCTCCCAAACTGGGTCGGACCTGGAACACTTCAGCCCACAAGCGTGCGGTGACCAACACCTTTATGGCCTGTGGCGTTCTGTACGCTACTCGGTACCTGActaaggaaagagaggagatcTTCTACTCCTTTGACACTGTGACTGGGCGGGAGCGGTATGACGTCGGCATAGAGCTCAAGAAAATGTCCACCAACATCCAGTCCCTCAACTACAGCCCCGTTGACCACATGCTGTATGCATACAGTGATTCAATGATTGTCTCCTACAAGGTTCATTTTGTGTGA
- the ndrg4 gene encoding protein NDRG4 isoform X7, translating into MPECWDGEHDIETPYGMLHVVIRGAPKGNKPAILTYHDVGLNHKLCFNSFFHNEDMQEITRHFVVCHVDAPGQQIGAAQMPQGYQYPTMDQLAAMLPCVVQHFGFKSIVGIGVGAGAYILAKFALIFPDLVEGLVLLNIDPNGKGWIDWATGKLSGLTSALPDTVLPHLFSQEELMSNTELVQSYRQQINNTINQFNLQLFWNMYNSRRDLEMNRTGSMINAKTLKCPVMLVVGDNAPAEEGVVECNSKLDPTNTTFLKMADSGGLPQLTQPGKLSEAFKYFLQGMGYMPSASMTRLARSRTASLNSGSSIEGSRVSRGFTHSDSNEAPVSHTMEVSC; encoded by the exons gaACATGACATTGAGACTCCCTATGGGATGCTTCATGTGGTGATTCGTGGCGCGCCCAAAGGAAACAAGCCGGCCATCCTCACCTATCATGATGTGGGCCTTAACC ACAAGCTGTGCTTCAACAGTTTCTTCCATAATGAGGACATGCAGGAGATCACCAGGCACTTTGTGGTGTGCCACGTGGATGCCCCCGGTCAGCAGATTGGGGCAGCTCAGATGCCACAGGG CTACCAGTACCCCACCATGGACCAGCTGGCGGCCATGTTGCCCTGCGTAGTGCAGCACTTTGG ATTCAAGAGCATCGTGGGAATTGGAGTTGGGGCCGGCGCCTACATCTTGGCCAAATTTGCC CTGATCTTCCCAGACCTGGTGGAAGGCCTGGTGCTGCTCAACATTGACCCCAATGGGAAGGGCTGGATCGACTGGGCCACTGGCAAG TTGTCAGGGCTCACCAGCGCTCTTCCAGACACAGTGTTGCCCCACCTCTTTAGCCAG GAGGAGCTGATGAGCAACACTGAGCTGGTTCAGAGCTACCGTCAACAGATTAACAACACCATTAACCAGTTCAACCTGCAGCTCTTCTGGAACATGTACAACAG CCGCAGGGATCTGGAGATGAACCGCACTGGGTCCATGATCAATGCCAAGACCTTGAA GTGCCCTGTCATGCTGGTTGTCGGTGACAACGCCCCTGCCGAGGAGGGTGTG GTCGAGTGCAACTCCAAACTTGACCCTACCAACACCACCTTCTTAAAG ATGGCTGACTCCGGTGGTCTTCCTCAACTCACACAG ccTGGAAAACTTTCTGAAGCTTTCAAGTATTTCCTCCAGGGGATGGGCTACA tgcCCTCTGCCAGTATGACCCGTCTGGCCCGCTCCCGGACAGCCTCCCTGAACAGTGGGAGCTCCATTGAGGGCTCTCGTGTCTCTCGGGGTTTTACACACTCTGACAGCAACGAGGCCCCGGTCAGCCACACCATGGAAGTGTCCTGCTGA
- the ndrg4 gene encoding protein NDRG4 isoform X6, which produces MPECWDGEHDIETPYGMLHVVIRGAPKGNKPAILTYHDVGLNHKLCFNSFFHNEDMQEITRHFVVCHVDAPGQQIGAAQMPQGYQYPTMDQLAAMLPCVVQHFGFKSIVGIGVGAGAYILAKFALIFPDLVEGLVLLNIDPNGKGWIDWATGKLSGLTSALPDTVLPHLFSQEELMSNTELVQSYRQQINNTINQFNLQLFWNMYNSRRDLEMNRTGSMINAKTLKCPVMLVVGDNAPAEEGVVECNSKLDPTNTTFLKMADSGGLPQLTQPGKLSEAFKYFLQGMGYIAYVKDRRLSGGPVPSASMTRLARSRTASLNSGSSIEGSRVSRGFTHSDSNEAPVSHTMEVSC; this is translated from the exons gaACATGACATTGAGACTCCCTATGGGATGCTTCATGTGGTGATTCGTGGCGCGCCCAAAGGAAACAAGCCGGCCATCCTCACCTATCATGATGTGGGCCTTAACC ACAAGCTGTGCTTCAACAGTTTCTTCCATAATGAGGACATGCAGGAGATCACCAGGCACTTTGTGGTGTGCCACGTGGATGCCCCCGGTCAGCAGATTGGGGCAGCTCAGATGCCACAGGG CTACCAGTACCCCACCATGGACCAGCTGGCGGCCATGTTGCCCTGCGTAGTGCAGCACTTTGG ATTCAAGAGCATCGTGGGAATTGGAGTTGGGGCCGGCGCCTACATCTTGGCCAAATTTGCC CTGATCTTCCCAGACCTGGTGGAAGGCCTGGTGCTGCTCAACATTGACCCCAATGGGAAGGGCTGGATCGACTGGGCCACTGGCAAG TTGTCAGGGCTCACCAGCGCTCTTCCAGACACAGTGTTGCCCCACCTCTTTAGCCAG GAGGAGCTGATGAGCAACACTGAGCTGGTTCAGAGCTACCGTCAACAGATTAACAACACCATTAACCAGTTCAACCTGCAGCTCTTCTGGAACATGTACAACAG CCGCAGGGATCTGGAGATGAACCGCACTGGGTCCATGATCAATGCCAAGACCTTGAA GTGCCCTGTCATGCTGGTTGTCGGTGACAACGCCCCTGCCGAGGAGGGTGTG GTCGAGTGCAACTCCAAACTTGACCCTACCAACACCACCTTCTTAAAG ATGGCTGACTCCGGTGGTCTTCCTCAACTCACACAG ccTGGAAAACTTTCTGAAGCTTTCAAGTATTTCCTCCAGGGGATGGGCTACA TTGCATATGTGAAGGATCGTAGGTTGAGTGGAGGGCCAG tgcCCTCTGCCAGTATGACCCGTCTGGCCCGCTCCCGGACAGCCTCCCTGAACAGTGGGAGCTCCATTGAGGGCTCTCGTGTCTCTCGGGGTTTTACACACTCTGACAGCAACGAGGCCCCGGTCAGCCACACCATGGAAGTGTCCTGCTGA
- the ndrg4 gene encoding protein NDRG4 isoform X5 has product MAGMKEQQFTEEKPLLPEPRGPDADMENCETMMPIGDWKEHDIETPYGMLHVVIRGAPKGNKPAILTYHDVGLNHKLCFNSFFHNEDMQEITRHFVVCHVDAPGQQIGAAQMPQGYQYPTMDQLAAMLPCVVQHFGFKSIVGIGVGAGAYILAKFALIFPDLVEGLVLLNIDPNGKGWIDWATGKLSGLTSALPDTVLPHLFSQEELMSNTELVQSYRQQINNTINQFNLQLFWNMYNSRRDLEMNRTGSMINAKTLKCPVMLVVGDNAPAEEGVVECNSKLDPTNTTFLKMADSGGLPQLTQPGKLSEAFKYFLQGMGYIAYVKDRRLSGGPVPSASMTRLARSRTASLNSGSSIEGSRVSRGFTHSDSNEAPVSHTMEVSC; this is encoded by the exons gaACATGACATTGAGACTCCCTATGGGATGCTTCATGTGGTGATTCGTGGCGCGCCCAAAGGAAACAAGCCGGCCATCCTCACCTATCATGATGTGGGCCTTAACC ACAAGCTGTGCTTCAACAGTTTCTTCCATAATGAGGACATGCAGGAGATCACCAGGCACTTTGTGGTGTGCCACGTGGATGCCCCCGGTCAGCAGATTGGGGCAGCTCAGATGCCACAGGG CTACCAGTACCCCACCATGGACCAGCTGGCGGCCATGTTGCCCTGCGTAGTGCAGCACTTTGG ATTCAAGAGCATCGTGGGAATTGGAGTTGGGGCCGGCGCCTACATCTTGGCCAAATTTGCC CTGATCTTCCCAGACCTGGTGGAAGGCCTGGTGCTGCTCAACATTGACCCCAATGGGAAGGGCTGGATCGACTGGGCCACTGGCAAG TTGTCAGGGCTCACCAGCGCTCTTCCAGACACAGTGTTGCCCCACCTCTTTAGCCAG GAGGAGCTGATGAGCAACACTGAGCTGGTTCAGAGCTACCGTCAACAGATTAACAACACCATTAACCAGTTCAACCTGCAGCTCTTCTGGAACATGTACAACAG CCGCAGGGATCTGGAGATGAACCGCACTGGGTCCATGATCAATGCCAAGACCTTGAA GTGCCCTGTCATGCTGGTTGTCGGTGACAACGCCCCTGCCGAGGAGGGTGTG GTCGAGTGCAACTCCAAACTTGACCCTACCAACACCACCTTCTTAAAG ATGGCTGACTCCGGTGGTCTTCCTCAACTCACACAG ccTGGAAAACTTTCTGAAGCTTTCAAGTATTTCCTCCAGGGGATGGGCTACA TTGCATATGTGAAGGATCGTAGGTTGAGTGGAGGGCCAG tgcCCTCTGCCAGTATGACCCGTCTGGCCCGCTCCCGGACAGCCTCCCTGAACAGTGGGAGCTCCATTGAGGGCTCTCGTGTCTCTCGGGGTTTTACACACTCTGACAGCAACGAGGCCCCGGTCAGCCACACCATGGAAGTGTCCTGCTGA